The Coraliomargarita sinensis genomic sequence GGGATCTTCGCAAATACGGCGGGTCTGGTCGCGGAAGAGTTCGGCGGCACCGAAGAAGAGTTCGCCTTCGACGTGGACAATAGAAACTTCGGGCGTGTCGCGTTTGATGGTCTCATTGGTTTGAGCAAGCTCTCCCTTGTCGTTGAATGCGTATTCGACCATTTCCGGGCGGGCGACTTTCTTGAGAAAGAGCATGATGGATGTGCCCACACCAATGTAGATCGCCGTGTCGAGCGGAAGGATAGTGCCACTGGCAAAGGTAATGAGAAAGACGGCTGCATCTGACTTTGTCGTCCGCATAACCACACGAATGGCGTGTTTATTTACCAGTGAGATGCCGATTGCGATGATGAGCACGGCCAATGCGCACTGTGGGATATAAGCCGTGTAGGGGCCGAGCAGGAACGCACCGATGAAGACAATCACCCCGCTGATGTAGCTGGCCATGACCGTCTTCGCGCCGCTGCCGGTGCTCAGGCTGGAGCGGGTGAGCGAGCCGGATGCCGGCATGCCCGAGAAGAAGGCACAGCCGATGTTGGCCATGCCGATCGAAAACATCGCCTGATTGGTGTCGAGGCGTGCGCCGGTCCTGGCGGCAAGCGATTTGCCGATCGAGATCCCCTCCAGAATGCAGAGCAGCGCAATGGCTAAGGCCGGGCTGGCAAGAAGTTTGATCTGGTCATAGCCGATCGTAGGGACTTGAAAAGTCCAGTTTTGGGCATTGATCCCGCTCAGAAAAAGGATGCCCGAGTCCTTGCCAAAGATGAGCGTGGTGACAAACGACATCACGATCAGGCAAATAGCCACGTTGGGCAAGGTTTTGAATTTACGATTGAGTAGGATATAAATGCTGGCGGTTAGAACGCTTGTCCCGATTGTGGCCCAGTGGATTGTGTCAATCGCCCCCAGCATGAGGGCCACTGATTCGAAGAATGTCGCCCCTTTTTCTCCGATCGTGAGTCCCAGTGCTTTAGGGATCTGATTCGTGATGATCAGCAGAGCTGCAGCGGTGATATAACCGGTGATCACCGAGTGGGAAATGTATTGGATGAAGTTGGCCACCTTGAAGTAGGCGCCCAGCAGAATGAAGATGCCGATCAGGAGTATCAACAAGGGCACCAGGCCAATCATTTGCGACCCGGTAACTCCCAAGCCGAGAAAGGCACTGAGCAGCATGACAGCTGTCGCATTGGTCGGCCCCAAGGTAATGTATTGCGTCCGTGAAAAGACGGGAGCCACCATCGCTGCAATGGCTGAGCCGTAGATCCCGTACTCGATGGGCAGGCCGGCAATGAGGGCATAGGCCATCCCCTGGGGGAAGGCGAGGAGGGCGACATTCAGTCCGGCCCGAAAGTCGCCGGCGACATTGGCGGGCGTGTAGCCCTCCAGCGACTGTCTCAGGGGGAATAGGTCGAGGGAGTTGTAATCTCTGGCGGCACGTAAGCCGTCCTTGAGATATTGAAGCATTTTCGCCACGATCCTATATGTCCCTTTCTTCGATTTCTTATCTTTCGGGGTAGAGAGTCGCCATTACTTCATTATGAAGCGGTTCCTTGGCAGCGATGATGCAGCGCTCATCAAAAGCGTCGCCACCTTTCCAGCCGGTGGCTTTGAATCCGGCACCTTCCAGACAGGGAATGATAGCCGCGCAGTCCCAAATTTCCATGAGGGGGTCGCACATAATATCAATGAATCCGGAGCAAAGGAGAATGTAGCCACCCGCATCCCCCCAAGAGCGGTAGAGGGCGGTCTTCGGGGGAAGTGCGGACCAGTCGGCCTTGTTCTGCCAGAGCGTCTCGCGGATCGGATCGGTGGTGCAGAGCGTGGCTTCATTTAATTGACACGCCGGGCGGCCGGAGACGGGCTTGCCGTTCAGGGTGGTGGTTTCGCAGTCACCGATGACCATCTGCTTCATGACGGGTTGATTGATCGCGCCGATGACCGGGCGGCCATTGTGGAGCAGGGCGATCAGCGTGGCAAAGAGAGGAACCCCCGAGATGAACGACTTTGTCCCGTCCACCGGATCAAGGACCCAAACGAACTCGGCGTCCTCACGCTCACGGCCGTACTCCTCTCCGATGATGCCGTGCTCGGGATAGCGTTCGGCGAGAATTTCGCGGATCCGTTTTTCGGCATTGCGGTCTGCCAGGGTAACCGGTGTGGCGTCGGACTTGCGTTCGATCTCAACTTCCGGGCCGTAGTGCGGCAGGATTTCCTTGGCAGCTTCGTCGCAGAGGTAGGCAATAAATTCAATGAACTCGTCCTTTTGGGCGCGTGTGATTTCAGACATAATCGTAGTGTGAGTTTGTTTTGTTTCCAAAGCTGTAGCCTTGTCTGACACGAGGCAACAGCAGATTGGCCCCGATGCGGCGGTTTGGAAGTTGTGTTTCGGTTAGGCAAGTCTTGTCTATGCACGTACTATGAGCGCCACACCTATTCATGTGATTGATTTCGAAGGCAGCCGACAAAGCGGGGTCGTGGAGTATGGCGTTGCGACACTGGCCGGTCGTTCCATTACGGCGACCTACAGCCGGATTTGTGCCCCGGTGGGAACGATTTCGGACCTGGACCGGGCACAGCACGGTATCAATGAGGAACTTGCCGGCACGGCGGAGGCATTTGACCGCGAATGGACCTTGTTTTCCGGCCTGAGAAAAGAAGGGCCGTTCTGTGCGCATAATGTCGCCGTGGAAGCCGGACTGATTGCCACGGTCTGGCCCTATCCGAAAAAGTGCCCGAACTTTGCCGAGCCGGAAGCCGAGGCCGCGGACTGGGGCCCGTGGTTGGATACGCTGCGTCTCTACCGTAGAATCTATCCGGGAATGGAGAGCTACGGATTGGAGTTTCTGGTCAAGGTGTTCGATCTGGAGGAGGAACTCGACCGCCTGGCACAATTGCACTGTCCGCCTCACCGTCGACGCTACCACTGCGCGCTTTACGATGCCATGGCATCGGCCTTGCTGCTGGCGCGACTTTTTTCCGAGCCTGAACTTGAATCGGCCAGCCTGAGGTGGTTGATCTTGCAAAGTGCTTCATCGGAATCTCAACGTGAGTCGATGGGGCAGCAGGAACTGCTCTAATATGACGGATAAACCCAAAATAGCTTATTTCGGATCGGATAAGATCTGCCTGCCCGGATTGCGCTATCTCTTCGGGGAAGCTGCCGATCGCTGCGAATTGACGCTGATAGTCTCTCAGCCCGATCGAAGGTCGGGGCGTGGCAAACGTTTGCAGCAAAATCCGGTGGCGGAGTTTGCGACCGCCCATGGCATACCCTTACTCCAACCGGAAAAACCGGACCGTGAGCTGGCCGAGTCTCTCCAGGAAGCCGGCTTGTCACTGGCATTTGTCATGGCCTACGGGCATTTCCTGCCCAAAGCGATTCGAGATGCGCCGGCATATGGTATGCTTAATTTTCACGGTTCGATCCTGCCGGCCTATCGCGGAGCCTCTCCTGTTGAGACGGCAATCGCAGTCGGCGAGGAGGAGACTGGAGTCAGCCTGATGGAAGTCGTTCGGGAAATGGACGCGGGCGCGGTGGCGGATGTGGAGCGTATTCGTATCGAAGACGTGGATACGGCAGTTGAACTCCGGGCGAAAGTGGGTGAAGGCGTGGTGCCGCTTCTGTGGCGTCATCTGGGTGCTGCCGTTTCGGGGCAACTGGAATTCAAGGCACAGGATGCTTCGCGGGCAAGCTACTGCCGAAAGATAAAGAAGGAAGACGCCGCTCTGGATTTTTACCAAACTGCGCAAACCCTTGAGCGACGGCGGCGAGCTTTCCAGCCATGGCCCGGAGCGTATTTTGACCACGGTGAGACGCGGATTAAAGTTGGTCGGGTCAACTGGCGGGCCGGTGCGGTTTCAGCGGAACCGGGCACCGTGCTGGCTGCCGGCAGCACGCTTGACGTCGCGACCGCGGAGGGGATTTTGCAAATACTCGAGCTGCAGCGCCCGGGTGGGCGTATGCTCCCGGTCGAGGCGTTTTTGAAAGGCTACCGGATCGATGTGGATTCGATTTTGCCGAGCGTAAGAGGAGAAGATTTGTTACAATCAAATCACGCATAAAGGCCTTGTCAGCGAGCGAAGAATCGCGCTTAATTTCATCATGAATTTACAGACGGCTGTTTCTCGGATTTATAAGTGCATTTCCAAGTTGGATGCAGCCTACGGGAGGCCGGTCTTTGATGAATTTGCGATCGTGGGATTGGACGGCGGGAAGTTGAAACTTCACCATTACAAAGGTCCCAACGAAGGTGGTTTTCTGGCGGAGTTTGCTGACAATACGATGGCACTCCGCAAGGAATTGACCGAAGATCAAACAGCACTCGGTGGTGAATTCAGCTTCACCCGTGAGGGCGAGGGCGCGAGTATGGACGCGTACATCTGTCTCGGACCGGACGTCTACCTCTTTTGCAACCACACCGAGAAATCGATGCACGAAATTACCCAGGATCCAGAGTGGCTCAACGCGCAGGGTGAGTTTCTGAATCTTAGCCAGTTTTTTGCCGTCGATCCGCTCGATCTTGGCGAGGACTAAGCGGGCCGGATTCAGTCGCAGCAGCACAAGCGCTGCCCGGAAGATTAAGCCAACCCGCCGCTGAGCTGGACGTAAAGGGCATAAGCGTAAACCGCGACCAGGCTGGCTGCGACGATTCGCGGCAGGCTCTTGAAGAAGATGACGCAAGCCAGATGCACGGCGGCGATCACTACGATGAAAATCAGTCCCTTCGCCATGAAATCGGGAAGAGGCATGGGCTTGAAAATCGCGAAGAGTCCGATGCAGAGTGGAATACAGATATGCCCGTCGCCCACCTGCGAGCTGTAAACCACATCGCCTCTCTGTTTGTAAGCATAGTAAAAGGCGAGGACGGCATTGGGAAGAACCATGAGCCAGCCGGTAAGTAATCCGAGTTGTTGGCCACTGAGGAAACCGTCGCTTCGTTGCAGCAGTTCGTTGACGATGCTGTCGACTGCAAAGAGGGTGAGGAAGCTACCCATCAGAATGAGAATGACGTCGACCACGATCATGGGGTGCCAGCCTTTTCCCTGACGCGTATTTTCCTTCAGCACTTCAAAAATGTGAAAGCACTGCCAGAAGAGAAAAAGACCAACGAGAGCGAAGCCATCAAAGCGGTCGATTTGGCCGTCCTGCCCGAGAACCCAAACAGCCAAAGTAAAGAAAATCATCGCCACAATAGTGAGCGCAAGCGAGAGACGGTGCACCTTGAATTCACGCTGCGCTTTTTTCGCTTTAGAACCTGCATCCAGAGAAATGCCCCAGATCAGGGCGGGGAGTGCGAGCAGTAGACAGAGGTTGGTCAGATTATTCGTCCAGGAATTGATCGCCACTTCTCTAGCCGGCCCGTTCTGCTGCAGGACCACGCCGATGAAAATCAGATTACCGAGTCCGGAGAAGTAGGGCATGAAAAGGGTGCCGAGTACCGTTCCTTCGACGCCACGGTGCGACATAAGCTCAAGCCGCCAAAGAATGATCAGCGAGCTGAGAAGAAAGATGCCAACCAAGGCGAGCGGCGTCCATGCACCGGCCAGGTTCTGAAGTTGTCCCAATAGTTCCTGCAAGCCGTCAAGCTGGGCTCGGCGCCGGCTCAGGGCAAACGAAATTACTCACTGCAGCAGGACTTCCCCTGCTTCAATTTCGGGACGATCAAACTCGCCAGGAGGATGCCGACGAGTAGGATTCCGGCCAGGTGTTGCCAGTAGGAAAGATGTGCATGTTCGCCATGAGCGCCTTCCAAATCGATCATATGCTGAGCCACAGTCATGTTGAATAATGCCCCGGCCAGCCAGGAGATCGCGAGCAGGCTGAGAAGGTAAATGATCGTCGGTATGCGCCCGAGCATTTTCCAGACGGTGACGATGGTCGCTGTATTGGTGGCTGGTCCGGTAATGAGAAAGACAAGCGCCGCACCCGGTGACAAGCCTGCTGCCATGAGCGCGTAAGCCATGGGAATTGATCCGGTCGCACAAACGTAGAGCGGTAAACTGATGAGCGTGGCCATGAAGAAGGCCATAAAGCCCGAGCTGAGTGAGCCGGTCAGTAAGTCCTGCGGCAGCAGGGTGGTGATAAGCCCCGCGAGAATCAGCCCAAAAATCAATGCGAGGGCAAGGTCCGCCGGTAGGGTGATAAAGCCGTAGCGGATTGCTTCGCGCCAACCACGCTGGGGCGACTTTTTCCCGCAGCACGAAGCATCGGTGGCCGGCGTGGATGTTGGCTTGTCGTCTTTCTCCGGACTGAAGTTCAGGTCAGAGAAGTTCGGGGAGTCGGCTTTCGGCGTTTCCTTGCAGAAAATCTCGATCAGGTAGCCGGCGGTGATGCCGCAGGCAAAAGCGACAAGTACGCGCACTGCTGTAAAAATGCCGCCCAGCAATGCGTATGTGGCGAAAATGCTATCGACTCCGGTCTGTGGTGTCGAACTGAGAAAGGACGCGGTGGCTCCCCGGCTGGCTCCGCTCTTGCGCAACGAAGCGGCAATCGGAATAACCGAGCAGGAGCAAAGGGGCATCGGCACCCCGACGAGGGAGCCTTTGATCACCGCGCTCAGCCCGGGCTTACCCAGGTGTCGCTGTACAAAATCGGCCCGGATTAAAACATGCAAAAGTCCGGCCACGGCAAAACCGAACAACAGGTAGGGCGCCATCTCGGCAGTCAGCTCCCAGCTGTTGTGAAAAAGGTTTGTGATAAACTGGACCATGCGTAGTGCACAGGTTTGTCTCAGCCGGCGATTCTTGCAAACCCGATTTGTTTCCCCCCTCTTCTCCTTCTGGACGACGGGCTAGGTCCCTTTCGGTTCGGTGTCGGCATTCCGGGGTCTCAGTGCTTCCCAATTATCCTTGCTGCCCGCTATGGACTTTGCATGACGGAAGAGAAGAAATGCCCATGAATCTGTTTTTTCCCTAAAAACACCTTGTCACGGGAGCAAAACCCACCTTTTTAGGCCACATGTCGATCGCGGACTATTATCCGATTCTTGTTCAAATCTCCATTGCCAGTGCTATTGGCGCGGTGATTTTGGTGGCGTCCCATATCTTCGGTCAACGTGGCACGACCTCCGCGATCAAGGATTCTCCCTATGAGTGTGGTATGCTGGCCGAAGGATCCGGCCATGCCCGTTTCGCAATCAAGTTCTACATCACGGCGATGCTTTTCATC encodes the following:
- the fmt gene encoding methionyl-tRNA formyltransferase, with protein sequence MTDKPKIAYFGSDKICLPGLRYLFGEAADRCELTLIVSQPDRRSGRGKRLQQNPVAEFATAHGIPLLQPEKPDRELAESLQEAGLSLAFVMAYGHFLPKAIRDAPAYGMLNFHGSILPAYRGASPVETAIAVGEEETGVSLMEVVREMDAGAVADVERIRIEDVDTAVELRAKVGEGVVPLLWRHLGAAVSGQLEFKAQDASRASYCRKIKKEDAALDFYQTAQTLERRRRAFQPWPGAYFDHGETRIKVGRVNWRAGAVSAEPGTVLAAGSTLDVATAEGILQILELQRPGGRMLPVEAFLKGYRIDVDSILPSVRGEDLLQSNHA
- a CDS encoding sodium:calcium symporter, producing MQELLGQLQNLAGAWTPLALVGIFLLSSLIILWRLELMSHRGVEGTVLGTLFMPYFSGLGNLIFIGVVLQQNGPAREVAINSWTNNLTNLCLLLALPALIWGISLDAGSKAKKAQREFKVHRLSLALTIVAMIFFTLAVWVLGQDGQIDRFDGFALVGLFLFWQCFHIFEVLKENTRQGKGWHPMIVVDVILILMGSFLTLFAVDSIVNELLQRSDGFLSGQQLGLLTGWLMVLPNAVLAFYYAYKQRGDVVYSSQVGDGHICIPLCIGLFAIFKPMPLPDFMAKGLIFIVVIAAVHLACVIFFKSLPRIVAASLVAVYAYALYVQLSGGLA
- a CDS encoding inositol monophosphatase family protein, encoding MSEITRAQKDEFIEFIAYLCDEAAKEILPHYGPEVEIERKSDATPVTLADRNAEKRIREILAERYPEHGIIGEEYGREREDAEFVWVLDPVDGTKSFISGVPLFATLIALLHNGRPVIGAINQPVMKQMVIGDCETTTLNGKPVSGRPACQLNEATLCTTDPIRETLWQNKADWSALPPKTALYRSWGDAGGYILLCSGFIDIMCDPLMEIWDCAAIIPCLEGAGFKATGWKGGDAFDERCIIAAKEPLHNEVMATLYPER
- a CDS encoding 3'-5' exonuclease; the protein is MSATPIHVIDFEGSRQSGVVEYGVATLAGRSITATYSRICAPVGTISDLDRAQHGINEELAGTAEAFDREWTLFSGLRKEGPFCAHNVAVEAGLIATVWPYPKKCPNFAEPEAEAADWGPWLDTLRLYRRIYPGMESYGLEFLVKVFDLEEELDRLAQLHCPPHRRRYHCALYDAMASALLLARLFSEPELESASLRWLILQSASSESQRESMGQQELL
- a CDS encoding SulP family inorganic anion transporter — encoded protein: MLQYLKDGLRAARDYNSLDLFPLRQSLEGYTPANVAGDFRAGLNVALLAFPQGMAYALIAGLPIEYGIYGSAIAAMVAPVFSRTQYITLGPTNATAVMLLSAFLGLGVTGSQMIGLVPLLILLIGIFILLGAYFKVANFIQYISHSVITGYITAAALLIITNQIPKALGLTIGEKGATFFESVALMLGAIDTIHWATIGTSVLTASIYILLNRKFKTLPNVAICLIVMSFVTTLIFGKDSGILFLSGINAQNWTFQVPTIGYDQIKLLASPALAIALLCILEGISIGKSLAARTGARLDTNQAMFSIGMANIGCAFFSGMPASGSLTRSSLSTGSGAKTVMASYISGVIVFIGAFLLGPYTAYIPQCALAVLIIAIGISLVNKHAIRVVMRTTKSDAAVFLITFASGTILPLDTAIYIGVGTSIMLFLKKVARPEMVEYAFNDKGELAQTNETIKRDTPEVSIVHVEGELFFGAAELFRDQTRRICEDPNLKVVILKMRNAHNMDATGVMALEELVRYMNELGRYLILSEAKTDLVRVLKNSGLYDYIEGRNIFSDDPSNPTMSTAKALRRAKEHLGDLEANVSIYVDEIKDRQKRRDS
- a CDS encoding NADH-quinone oxidoreductase subunit A; its protein translation is MSIADYYPILVQISIASAIGAVILVASHIFGQRGTTSAIKDSPYECGMLAEGSGHARFAIKFYITAMLFILFDIEVVFLIPWVLVFREFLAANLPILLPVFFFLGVLVLGLVYELKKGAIEWEK
- a CDS encoding SO_0444 family Cu/Zn efflux transporter — its product is MVQFITNLFHNSWELTAEMAPYLLFGFAVAGLLHVLIRADFVQRHLGKPGLSAVIKGSLVGVPMPLCSCSVIPIAASLRKSGASRGATASFLSSTPQTGVDSIFATYALLGGIFTAVRVLVAFACGITAGYLIEIFCKETPKADSPNFSDLNFSPEKDDKPTSTPATDASCCGKKSPQRGWREAIRYGFITLPADLALALIFGLILAGLITTLLPQDLLTGSLSSGFMAFFMATLISLPLYVCATGSIPMAYALMAAGLSPGAALVFLITGPATNTATIVTVWKMLGRIPTIIYLLSLLAISWLAGALFNMTVAQHMIDLEGAHGEHAHLSYWQHLAGILLVGILLASLIVPKLKQGKSCCSE